CGTCTGAGTTATTTGTTCCAATCATTTGCACCTATAAATACATCCCATTTTGCATAGTTAGAAAACAGTCACTTCCAAACATATTTCACAACTTATACAAATTCTATTTCCTTCTATTGCTTGAACATATTAGTCTTTTAGGTCGATGCTGTCGCTGCAATCAACTTCAAAACCAGGTCATATGGCTACTCTAAATTTGTTTCTTGTGATAATGCTAATGAATATATTAGTCAGTGGATGGAGTATTGGAGTAGATGGCCTGAGCATGGGCTACTACTTAATGACTTGTCCATTTGCCGATGGAATTGTGAGAAATACTGTCAATAGGGCTCTGCAATCTGATCCCACTCTTGCTGCAGCCCTTATTAGAATGCATTTCCATGACTGTTTCATTCAggttctctctctttctctctctctcatgctCATACTACACACAATAGATGCGCATGCTAATGGGACCTGTTTAAGAGCATGGTTGCTTGTGTACTTGTATGACCATTGACAATCTGTCTTGGTATATTTACCATAATGCAGGGATGTGATGCATCAATACTGATTGATTCTACAAAAGATAACACTGCAGAAAAAGACTCCCCAGCCAATTTGAGCTTGAGGGGTTACGAGATAATCGATGATGTGAAAGAACAACTGGAAGAGCAGTGTCCTGGTGCTGTCTCGTGCGCTGATATCGTTGCAATGGCTGCCACCACAGCAGTTTTCTTCGTAAGATTACTCCTCATTTCCTTGTAACAAATGCTTTTTCACTCCTTAGCAAGTCTTGGTGTAATAAAGGGTGATCCATCTAACAGCTATAATACTTCGAGAACACGATAAGGATAAATGTATTTTTCCTACAGTTTACACTTGAAAATCCTTCCTTTAAGTCTAAATAATATTATAACTTAAAATTCAACCtgaaatattatttattttaacaTAGTTATTCTGTACGTCCCCTCTACTATTACCAGAGTAGTACTTTACTTCCTTGAACTTTCTTTATAGGAATTTAAAACCACTTTTTGATATCTCCTGTTATAATAACACACGTACTGTATTGCCAGTATGatatacttcaaaattttcctgaaaataaaataaagaagaaaatttacttcattccagtccctatATCATAAAAAACAATCAGTATCTATTAATAAATATAGTACCTCTAGGCCTCCAGTAGACAGCCACCTCATGTGTTTTCCTGGGTAGTTTTAGCCATAAACTATATGACACTTTTGCATTGACTACCAATGTAGGATTGCTTCTGTAATTTTGACCTAATTTATTAGGAAACATCACCAATGACAGGATAAAAGCAATGATTAGGTCCAATCAGTTAAGAAAACCTTGAAAGTAACGGATAAATGGTAGCCAGATGATCTAGGTGGAGGTGTGGGACGAAAATTATTACAAGTGATACAGTTCCAACAAGTGGAATTAGTCCTTTATTCTTCAAGTATTTGTGCTATTGCAGGCTGGAGGACCATATTATGATATACCTAAAGGAAGAAAGGATGGAAGGAGATCAAGAATAGAAGACACAATCAATCTGCCTGCACCCAGTTTGAATGCTTCGGAGCTTATCAGGATGTTTGGTCAGCATGGTTTCACTGCCCAAGAAATGGTGGCTTTATCTGGTATTTCTTCAAACACAATACACTCGTTACCAAGAGAGTATTGATCAACTCATATTAGTTTTTGATGTCTTTGTTTATGCAGCATTAACTGATCATTAGGTTgctttttattaataaaagttTTTTCCTTCCAAAAATCAAAGAGGACATGAGGCATAGCCTGCCAATTTGAGTGGTTTGATTTGCCTTTCATTTTTGAATTGCTTCATTAAGTAAAAACTTAGCGGTTTTTATATATCACTTTTTACAAGGCTTATCATCTTTACTTTaatattcaagaaaaaaaaaaagatgaaagtgAATGAAAACCTCAACGAAAAACAGTATAATCTAGAAGTCTAATATCTTAGTTGTAGCTACACTTAAAAAAATTGTTCATTAGTAACAAAAAAGGGGCAATATAAGCACCATGGGGGATAAGGCCGCTGTATCCTCACATATTTGAATGCTTTTTAACTTTTTTGGTTTTCTACAGGGGCTCACACTCTAGGAGTTGCAAGATGCTCATCATTCAAGCGGAGATTGAGTAACTTCGACTCCACTCATGATGTGGATCCAACCATAGACACGCAATTTCTGAAAACATTATCCAAAACATGTAGTGCAGGTGACAATGCTGAGCAGCCCTTCGATACAACAAGGAACATTTTTGACAACGATTACTACAATCAATTGCAAAGGAAAGCTGGGGTGCTTTTCTCCGATCAAACTCTCTTTGTTAGTCCAAGAACTAAACCAATTGTCGATGGTTACTCTTTCAACCAAGCTATGTTTTTCATGGATTTCCAGCAAGCCATGCTGAAAATGAGCTTGCTTGATGTAAAAGAAGGCCCCAAAGGAGAGGTGAGGGCAAATTGTCGCAAAATCAACTGATTCAGATCCACCGACCGAGCTATTTGTACAAATACATATCAGATTTTAAACATGTTACGGGTTTTGACTGATGTGTTGATTAAGCTGCTTGTATGACACTGTGTGACTTGTTTTAGAACTAGTTTAAATTCCTACGTTTTCATCTACCATTTCATTTTGTTTCATACGATGTTACTACATTAGCGTCAAATGCAG
This sequence is a window from Coffea eugenioides isolate CCC68of chromosome 7, Ceug_1.0, whole genome shotgun sequence. Protein-coding genes within it:
- the LOC113777828 gene encoding peroxidase 47, whose protein sequence is MLSLQSTSKPGHMATLNLFLVIMLMNILVSGWSIGVDGLSMGYYLMTCPFADGIVRNTVNRALQSDPTLAAALIRMHFHDCFIQGCDASILIDSTKDNTAEKDSPANLSLRGYEIIDDVKEQLEEQCPGAVSCADIVAMAATTAVFFAGGPYYDIPKGRKDGRRSRIEDTINLPAPSLNASELIRMFGQHGFTAQEMVALSGAHTLGVARCSSFKRRLSNFDSTHDVDPTIDTQFLKTLSKTCSAGDNAEQPFDTTRNIFDNDYYNQLQRKAGVLFSDQTLFVSPRTKPIVDGYSFNQAMFFMDFQQAMLKMSLLDVKEGPKGEVRANCRKIN